In a genomic window of Flavobacterium crassostreae:
- the asnB gene encoding asparagine synthase B: MCGIVCAFDLKQNAESLRPQILEMSKIIRHRGPDWSGIYSNEKAILSHERLAIVDPASGKQPLLSPDGQLVLAANGEIYNHSQLRKQFEGKYDFQTESDCEVILALYKEKGPHFIDEMNGIFGFAIYDVEKDEYFVARDHMGIIPLYIGWDQHGTFYVASELKALEGYCTKIQLFPPGHYMSSKDGAFVPWYKREWTEYAAVQDNVTSIAAIKEALEAAVHRQLMSDVPYGVLLSGGLDSSITSAVAKKYAQKRVESGDQADAWYPQLHSFSVGLEGSPDLAAAQKVADHIGTIHHEIKFTIQEGLDALRDVIYNLETYDVTTIRASTPMWLMARVIKSMGIKMVLSGEGADELFGGYLYFHKAPNAQEFHEETVRKLSKLHMYDCLRANKSLAAWGIEGRVPFLDKEFMDVAMRVNPKDKMITTEHKMEKWVVRKAFEDMLPESVAWRQKEQFSDGVGYGWIDALKEVVAVAVTDEQLAAAKYKFPIQTPTSKEEYYYRSLFAEHFPSDAAALCVPQEASVACSTKIALEWDEAFKNMNDPSGRAVFNVHDAAYTKA; encoded by the coding sequence ATGTGTGGAATAGTATGTGCCTTTGATCTAAAACAAAATGCGGAATCGTTACGACCGCAAATATTAGAAATGTCCAAAATCATCCGTCATAGAGGTCCAGATTGGAGCGGAATTTATAGCAATGAAAAAGCCATCCTCTCTCACGAAAGATTGGCAATTGTGGATCCAGCCTCCGGGAAACAACCTTTGTTGAGTCCAGACGGGCAATTGGTATTGGCAGCCAATGGCGAAATATACAACCACAGCCAATTGCGCAAACAATTTGAAGGAAAATACGATTTTCAAACCGAGAGTGATTGCGAAGTAATTTTGGCATTATATAAAGAAAAAGGCCCTCATTTTATAGATGAAATGAACGGGATTTTTGGATTTGCAATTTATGATGTTGAAAAAGACGAATATTTTGTAGCCCGAGATCACATGGGAATAATCCCGTTGTATATTGGTTGGGACCAACACGGTACTTTTTATGTAGCCTCGGAGTTAAAAGCTTTAGAGGGATATTGTACCAAAATTCAATTATTTCCTCCAGGGCACTACATGAGCAGCAAAGATGGCGCATTTGTACCATGGTATAAAAGAGAATGGACTGAGTATGCAGCCGTTCAGGACAATGTAACGAGTATAGCGGCGATCAAAGAAGCTCTAGAGGCAGCAGTTCATAGACAACTAATGAGCGATGTGCCTTACGGTGTATTGCTTTCGGGAGGTTTAGACTCTTCTATTACCTCGGCTGTAGCCAAAAAATACGCCCAAAAACGGGTAGAATCTGGGGATCAAGCAGATGCTTGGTATCCACAATTGCACTCCTTTTCGGTAGGTTTAGAAGGCTCTCCGGATTTAGCTGCTGCGCAAAAAGTTGCCGATCATATTGGAACCATTCACCACGAAATTAAATTTACCATCCAAGAAGGTTTAGATGCCTTACGAGATGTGATTTATAACCTAGAAACCTATGATGTTACCACCATTAGAGCCTCTACACCAATGTGGTTAATGGCGCGAGTTATTAAATCTATGGGCATCAAAATGGTATTGTCTGGAGAGGGTGCAGACGAACTTTTTGGAGGATACCTGTATTTTCATAAAGCACCAAATGCACAAGAGTTTCATGAAGAAACCGTGCGTAAATTAAGTAAATTACACATGTATGATTGCCTGCGTGCCAATAAAAGTTTAGCCGCTTGGGGGATTGAAGGTCGGGTACCTTTTTTGGATAAAGAATTTATGGATGTAGCCATGCGAGTAAATCCAAAAGATAAAATGATAACCACCGAGCACAAAATGGAAAAATGGGTTGTCCGCAAAGCCTTTGAAGACATGTTGCCAGAGAGCGTGGCTTGGAGACAAAAAGAACAATTTAGCGACGGTGTGGGCTACGGCTGGATTGATGCCTTGAAAGAAGTGGTTGCGGTTGCGGTTACAGACGAGCAATTAGCTGCTGCAAAATATAAATTTCCGATACAAACTCCAACTTCTAAAGAAGAGTATTATTACCGCAGCTTATTTGCAGAACACTTTCCGAGCGATGCAGCAGCATTGTGTGTGCCACAAGAGGCAAGTGTGGCTTGTAGTACCAAAATTGCGCTAGAATGGGACGAAGCATTCAAAAACATGAACGACCCTTCTGGAAGAGCAGTTTTTAACGTACATGATGCCGCCTACACAAAGGCATAG
- the gyrB gene encoding DNA topoisomerase (ATP-hydrolyzing) subunit B: MSEEINKSNYSADSIQALEGMEHVRMRPSMYIGDVGVRGLHHLVYEVVDNSIDEAMGGHCDTIRVDINEDGSITVEDNGRGIPVGIHKKEGVSALQVVMTKIGAGGKFDKDSYKVSGGLHGVGVSVVNALSNHLRATVHSTDGKIYEQEYEKGKALYPVKQIGDTTKRGTIVTFYPDPSIFTQTIEYSYDTLSARMRELSFLNKGITITFTDKREKDKDGNFVSEVFHSQEGLKEYIRYLDGNREPIIAHVISMDNENGEIPVEVALIYNTSYTENIFSYVNNINTHEGGTHLQGFRTGLTRSLKKYADASGMLDKLKFDISGDDFREGLTAIISVKVAEPQFEGQTKTKLGNREVVSPVSQAVGDMIEAYLEENPNDARIIVQKVILAAQARHAAKKAREMVQRKTVMGGGGLPGKLSDCSEQDPAKCEVYLVEGDSAGGTAKQGRDRAFQAILPLRGKILNVEKAMHHKVFENEEIRNIFTALGVTVGTEEDSKALNISKLRYHKVIIMCDADVDGSHISTLILTFFFRFMKELIEEGHVYIAAPPLYLVKKGNKKEYAWNDLQRDQSNERMGGSAAIQRYKGLGEMNAEQLWETTMDPNFRTLRQVTIDSLVEADRVFSMLMGDEVPPRREFIEKNAVYANIDA, translated from the coding sequence ATGAGCGAAGAAATCAATAAGAGCAATTATTCAGCAGATAGTATTCAGGCATTAGAAGGAATGGAGCATGTTAGGATGCGTCCGTCTATGTATATCGGGGATGTAGGAGTAAGAGGTTTGCATCATTTAGTTTATGAAGTAGTCGATAACTCTATTGATGAAGCTATGGGAGGTCATTGTGATACCATACGCGTAGATATAAACGAAGATGGATCCATCACTGTTGAGGATAATGGTCGTGGTATTCCGGTTGGTATTCATAAAAAAGAAGGCGTTTCGGCACTTCAGGTTGTAATGACTAAAATTGGAGCTGGAGGTAAATTTGACAAAGATTCGTACAAGGTTTCTGGAGGTTTACACGGAGTAGGAGTTTCGGTAGTAAATGCGCTTTCTAATCATTTAAGAGCTACGGTTCATAGCACAGACGGAAAAATCTACGAGCAAGAATACGAAAAAGGGAAAGCCCTTTATCCAGTCAAACAAATAGGAGACACCACCAAAAGAGGAACCATTGTTACCTTTTATCCGGATCCAAGTATTTTTACGCAAACCATAGAATATTCTTACGATACTTTGTCTGCACGTATGCGGGAATTATCTTTTTTAAATAAAGGAATAACCATAACATTTACAGATAAAAGAGAAAAAGATAAAGACGGAAATTTTGTTAGTGAAGTATTTCACTCACAAGAAGGTCTTAAAGAATACATTCGTTATTTAGACGGAAACCGGGAGCCAATTATTGCCCACGTGATCTCTATGGATAATGAAAATGGAGAAATACCAGTAGAGGTGGCATTGATTTACAACACCAGTTATACCGAAAATATTTTCTCGTATGTAAACAACATCAATACCCACGAAGGAGGAACCCACTTGCAAGGTTTTAGAACCGGACTTACCCGTTCTTTAAAAAAGTATGCAGATGCTTCTGGGATGTTAGATAAATTAAAATTTGATATCTCTGGAGATGATTTTCGGGAAGGCTTAACGGCAATTATATCCGTAAAAGTTGCTGAACCACAATTTGAGGGGCAAACCAAAACCAAGTTAGGAAACAGAGAAGTTGTCTCGCCGGTTAGTCAAGCTGTAGGAGACATGATTGAGGCGTATTTGGAAGAAAATCCAAACGATGCACGTATTATTGTTCAAAAAGTAATACTTGCTGCTCAAGCCCGTCATGCTGCCAAAAAAGCCCGCGAAATGGTACAGCGCAAAACCGTAATGGGAGGTGGCGGATTGCCAGGTAAACTATCGGATTGTTCTGAGCAAGATCCCGCCAAATGCGAGGTTTACCTTGTGGAGGGAGACTCTGCGGGAGGAACTGCCAAACAGGGTAGAGACAGGGCATTTCAAGCAATTTTGCCATTGCGTGGTAAGATTTTGAATGTAGAAAAAGCCATGCATCATAAGGTTTTTGAAAACGAAGAGATCCGAAACATTTTTACCGCACTAGGGGTTACCGTAGGAACCGAAGAAGATAGCAAAGCACTCAATATTTCTAAATTACGTTACCATAAAGTAATCATTATGTGTGATGCCGATGTGGATGGTAGCCATATTTCTACGTTAATTTTAACCTTCTTTTTCCGTTTTATGAAAGAATTAATTGAAGAAGGACATGTTTATATAGCCGCACCACCTTTGTATTTAGTCAAAAAAGGAAACAAAAAAGAATACGCCTGGAATGACTTGCAGCGCGATCAATCCAATGAAAGAATGGGCGGTAGCGCCGCTATACAGCGTTATAAAGGTCTTGGAGAGATGAATGCAGAACAATTGTGGGAAACCACAATGGATCCAAACTTTAGAACCTTACGCCAAGTTACTATTGATAGTTTGGTTGAGGCAGATAGAGTGTTTTCGATGCTAATGGGAGATGAGGTGCCACCAAGAAGAGAATTTATTGAAAAAAATGCGGTCTATGCAAATATTGATGCCTAA
- the mdh gene encoding malate dehydrogenase, with the protein MKVTIVGAGNVGATCADVISYRGIASQVVLLDIKEGFAEGKALDIMQCATNTGFNTQVSGVTNDYSKTAKSDVVVITSGMPRKPGMTREELIDINAGIVKSVIEKVLEYSPEAIFVVVSNPMDTMTYLALKATGLPKNRVIGMGGALDSSRFRTYLSMALDKPANDISAMVIGGHGDTTMIPLTRLASYNGIPVTEFLSEEALQNIAASTMVGGATLTGLLGTSAWYAPGASVAFLVDSILNDQKKMIACSVLVEGEYGQNDMCIGVPCIIGKNGVEEIVEIELNHSEKAAFAKSATAVRQMNEALKTILK; encoded by the coding sequence ATGAAAGTTACAATCGTAGGAGCAGGAAATGTGGGAGCCACTTGTGCAGATGTTATTTCTTACCGAGGAATTGCAAGTCAAGTTGTATTATTAGATATTAAAGAAGGTTTTGCCGAAGGTAAAGCATTAGATATTATGCAATGTGCCACCAATACCGGGTTTAATACCCAAGTATCTGGAGTAACAAACGATTACTCTAAAACGGCAAAGAGTGATGTAGTGGTAATCACCTCTGGTATGCCCCGAAAACCAGGGATGACGAGAGAAGAATTGATTGATATTAACGCCGGAATTGTAAAATCAGTCATAGAAAAGGTGTTAGAGTACTCTCCAGAGGCTATTTTTGTAGTGGTTTCCAATCCTATGGATACCATGACCTATTTGGCTTTAAAAGCAACTGGGTTACCAAAAAACAGAGTTATTGGTATGGGAGGAGCATTAGATAGTTCTCGTTTTAGAACCTATTTGTCCATGGCTTTAGACAAACCAGCAAACGATATTTCGGCAATGGTTATTGGTGGCCATGGCGATACCACCATGATACCATTAACTCGTTTGGCATCGTATAATGGCATACCTGTTACGGAGTTTTTATCCGAAGAAGCCTTGCAGAATATAGCAGCCAGTACTATGGTTGGAGGGGCTACCCTTACGGGCTTGTTAGGCACTTCAGCTTGGTATGCGCCAGGAGCCTCGGTGGCATTTTTGGTAGACAGTATCTTGAACGATCAAAAGAAAATGATTGCATGTTCTGTACTTGTAGAAGGAGAATATGGCCAAAACGATATGTGTATAGGTGTGCCGTGCATCATAGGCAAAAATGGAGTGGAAGAAATTGTGGAAATTGAATTAAATCATTCCGAAAAGGCTGCATTTGCGAAGAGCGCAACCGCAGTTAGACAAATGAATGAAGCTTTAAAAACAATTTTGAAGTAA